One region of Armigeres subalbatus isolate Guangzhou_Male chromosome 3, GZ_Asu_2, whole genome shotgun sequence genomic DNA includes:
- the LOC134221837 gene encoding uncharacterized protein LOC134221837, with the protein MTVDEQFNKTFLNGVEAGCQAFIVQQRALWSFLDSFPDAHDYSDQRSAAKKLIVLMDEFDEAISDRICAHLIIRDLPDMLIIVFSEENNSTEFYTTDISGDGTRGTVIVRIVPVFPPDYFPEKHKNMNWMPIRFQTVLYPPFVYYAETTAEKANARKDPRYYSDNNPVYIDGTEPLLLVEFCQRSNCTIDAYFDETYLWGDITENRTATGVLGAVATRQADFAVSAIYYWPHPYRFATYTGDISRSGLTVLVPKPQTVAPWRTPFLSFSKSLWMAVGVAFCAGVGAVWLIEKGRTHIKGTSAGQPKNISDSILTMIGFYMEQSAFINRDLISCVFLFIALLFAGFMVGNLYGAGLAGIMTIPQFEAAIETGHDLADVGLTFVGNDWAWMFALRPSPQAYVQKIVRHYKVVDDTYMVQHRNMRDIGYVAEKTEFGHVGPVDFLDVQSSDNYQLLKEDLAWQYCTAVVTKTCPFKHSFNNLLMNIRQSGIQYYWETTVVNRYLSMAIQQKILEPDLSGSQDPVILTVSHFLGAFMILTFGCSSAAIVFMLEYIPAFKQHLIDNDYMHSCPLAFNLVTSLDY; encoded by the exons ATGACTGTCGATGAGCAGTTCAACAAAACCTTTCTCAATGGAGTCGAAGCTGGATGTCAAGCATTTATCGTTCAACAGCGAGCTTTATGGTCATTTCTAGATTCTTTTCCGGATGCACATGACTATTCAGATCAGCGATCCGCAGCCAAAAAGTTGATAGTTCTGATGGATGAGTTTGACGAAGCGATCTCCGACCGTATTTGTGCACATTTGATAATACGAG ATTTACCGGATATGTTGATAATCGTTTTCTCGGAGGAAAATAATTCTACTGAGTTCTACACAACGGATATTTCAGGTGACGGTACGAGGGGTACTGTAATTGTTAGAATTGTTCCTGTGTTTCCTCCAGATTACTTTCCggagaaacataaaaacatgaatTGGATGCCGATACGATTCCAAACTGTATTGTATCCACCATTTGTGTACTACGCCGAAACG ACAGCTGAGAAAGCAAACGCCAGGAAAGATCCTCGCTACTACAGTGACAACAATCCTGTGTATATTGATGGAACCGAACCGCTTTTGTTAGTGGAATTTTGTCAACGAAGCAATTGCACAATAGATGCTTATTTTG ATGAGACCTATTTGTGGGGTGACataaccgagaatcgaactgcTACAGGAGTCTTGGGAGCGGTTGCCACTCGTCAAGCAGACTTCGCTGTGTCGGCAATATATTATTG GCCACATCCCTACCGTTTCGCAACGTACACCGGTGACATCAGTCGATCCGGACTTACTGTATTGGTACCGAAGCCCCAAACGGTCGCACCCTGGCGCACGCCGTTTCTGTCGTTCTCCAAAAGTCTCTGGATGGCAGTCGGAGTGGCCTTCTGCGCGGGAGTTGGCGCGGTATGGTTGATCGAAAAGGGGCGTACTCACATCAAGGGAACATCGGCAGGGCAGCCGAAAAATATCAGTGATTCAATACTGACTATGATTGGGTTCTACATGGAGCAAAGTGCATTCATCAATCGAGATCTGATCTCGTGCGTCTTTCTGTTCATTGCTCTACTGTTTGCTGGATTCATGGTGGGGAATCTATACGGAGCGGGACTGGCAGGAATCATGACAATTCCTCAGTTTGAGGCTGCAATCGAAACGGGTCATGATTTGGCAGATGTGGGTTTAACGTTTGTAGGTAATGATTGGGCGTGGATGTTTGCCCTTCGACCATCACCACAG GCATACGTTCAGAAAATCGTCCGACACTACAAAGTGGTCGATGACACATACATGGTGCAGCACAGAAACATGCGTGATATTGGATACGTAGCAGAGAAAACAGAGTTCGGGCATGTCGGTCCGGTGGATTTTCTGGATGTCCAATCGTCCGATAACTACCAACTTTTAAAAGAAGATCTTGCTTGGCAGTACTGTACTGCAGTCGTTACCAAAACTTGCCCTTTCAAGCATAGTTTTAATAATCTTTTGATGAATATTCGTCAATCTGGTATCCAGTATTATTGGGAAACAACG GTTGTGAACCGATATCTAAGTATGGCCATTCAACAGAAAATATTAGAACCAGACCTGTCCGGCTCGCAAGATCCTGTCATATTAACGGTGTCGCACTTCCTTGGAGCGTTCATGATTCTTACTTTTGGTTGCTCGAGTGCAGCCATCGTATTTATGCTTGAAT ACATACCAGCATTTAAACAACACTTGATTGACAATGATTATATGCATAGTTGCCCATTAGCATTCAATCTGGTGACTTCACTGGACTATTGA
- the LOC134221838 gene encoding uncharacterized protein LOC134221838 → MKSVPIRLQTLEYPPFTYYAETTPEKANARKDPRYYEDNNPIFIDGTECRMLLEFCFRYNCTIDAHFDEVGMWGGVSENRTGTGMIGAVATRQSDFAVAANYYWLDPYRFSTYSEMLSRSGLIALVPKPKLVAPWRTPFLSFSKHLWIAVAIAFAVGVAAVWLIEKGRWHIVGSSDGDHPKSFGDSLLTMIGFYMEQSAFMRNDLMACVFLFSALLFAGFMVGNLYGAGLAGIMTIPQYEPAIETLHDLADSGLIFVGVDIAWMYALMPSPQAYIQKIVRHFKVVDEEYMIRHRSIHDVGYVGEKTQFGHFVPIHYLDVESSRHFQLLKEDLSNQYCAVILTKTCPFKQTFNDLVIVVRQTGIQYFWETLVANNYLSVTIQQNLLGSVPSDSDAVVLGWISQNPKVVQGASSPVTIRFNEPHHDNESESQDTEAEKLDRY, encoded by the exons ATGAAAAGCGTTCCGATCAGACTTCAAACATTGGAATACCCTCCGTTTACTTATTACGCTGAAACA ACGCCGGAGAAGGCCAATGCCAGGAAAGATCCTCGGTATTATGAAGATAATAATCCAATTTTTATCGATGGGACCGAATGTCGAATGCTGCTTGAATTCTGTTTTCGATATAATTGCACCATAGATGCACATTTTG ATGAAGTTGGTATGTGGGGAGGTGTCTCTGAAAATCGTACAGGAACAGGAATGATCGGAGCAGTTGCAACACGTCAATCTGACTTTGCTGTAGCTGCTAACTATTACTG GCTTGACCCGTACCGCTTTTCAACTTACTCGGAAATGCTCAGCCGTTCCGGATTGATAGCGCTCGTTCCGAAGCCGAAATTAGTTGCCCCGTGGCGTACTCCGTTTCTTTCCTTCTCCAAGCACCTTTGGATAGCGGTGGCCATTGCGTTTGCGGTAGGTGTTGCCGCCGTATGGTTGATCGAGAAGGGCCGCTGGCACATCGTGGGCTCGTCCGATGGGGATCATCCGAAAAGTTTCGGCGATTCTCTGCTGACCATGATCGGGTTCTACATGGAGCAGAGTGCTTTCATGAGAAACGATTTGATGGCTTGCGTGTTCCTGTTCAGTGCGCTGTTGTTTGCTGGGTTCATGGTCGGGAATTTGTATGGAGCCGGCTTGGCTGGAATCATGACGATTCCTCAGTATGAACCTGCCATCGAAACGCTTCATGATCTGGCCGATAGTGGTCTTATCTTTGTGGGTGTCGACATAGCTTGGATGTATGCCTTGATGCCATCACCACAG GCCTATATTCAGAAAATCGTGCGACACTTCAAAGTAGTGGATGAGGAGTACATGATTCGGCATAGAAGTATCCATGACGTGGGGTACGTTGGAGAGAAAACTCAATTCGGACATTTTGTACCCATTCATTATTTGGATGTGGAATCATCGAGGCATTTTCAATTACTGAAGGAGGATTTATCGAACCAGTATTGTGCAGTGATCCTCACCAAAACCTGTCCATTCAAGCAAACGTTCAACGATCTTGTGATTGTGGTTCGCCAAACTGGTATTCAGTATTTTTGGGAAACATTG GTTGCTAACAATTATCTCAGTGTAACAATCCAACAAAATTTGCTGGGTAGCGTTCCTTCGGATAGCGATGCAGTGGTGCTTGGG